The Mesorhizobium sp. B2-8-5 genome segment CCAATGCCGGTTGACTATGAAACATGACTTTGCAAGTCAACTATAAAGATGACTTCGGTTATCAACAATTGCAACGCGTTCCCCGATATCGGTTCGGCACGCTGCAAGGTCTGGACGGCATGGCAGTTGCTGGGCACGATGCGCGCACAACAACCAAGGCAGGCGGCCGATGATCAAGGCGATACCCTTCGACTTCCCCTATGACGGCAGGCTGGTGCCGCAGCACACGGCGCTGCTGGTGATCGACCTGCAGGAGGATTTCCTGTCGCCGAACGGCTACTTCGCCAGGAAGGGCTATGATCCATCGCCGCTGAGAGCCATCCTGCCGGCGGTCAACCGGCTGATCGAGGCCGCTCGAACCGCCGGCCTAACCATCATCCACACCAGGCAGGGCTATCGCGCCGACATGGCCGACATGACGCCTTACGAAAAATGGCGCCGCAAGCGGGCTGGCCTCGACGGCACCGATGTCCTGCTGCGCTCCGGCCCGGGCTTCCAGATCTCCGCCGACATCGACGTGGCGCCGCAGGACATCATCATCGACAAGACCTGCAACAGCGCCTTCACCTACACGGATCTGGAGCTTGTTTTGCGGGCGCGCGGCATCACGCATCTCCTCTTCACCGGCTGCACGACGGATGTCTGCGTGCACACCACATTGCGCGAGGCCTGCGACCGCAACTTCCAGTGCCTGACGATTGCGGACGCCTGCGCCAGCGGCGACCAGTATGCGCACGAAGCAGCGCTGCATATGGTGACGGTCGAGGACGGGGTCTTCGGCGCCCTGGCGGACTCGGAGGCCGTCATTGCCGCGTTGCGGCAGCTCGCGGGCGCAATGGGCTGAGGATTTCGTGGTTCCATCGAAATTTTTTTCACCCGCACCGTTCCGTTTTCAGTTCCGGGTTCGTCTTGAGGGTCGTAACAGGTGCGGGAGCCACGACGGCCTCCGCCATCAGGACAAACGGAGCCAAGCCATGTCGACCACAGTGACCCTGATCAACGTCTTCACCGCCAAGCCGGGCAAGCAGCAGGAACTCGCCAAGACGCTTGCCGAGGGCACGAGGGCCTTCTTCAGCAAGCAGCCGGGCTCGCTGTCGTCGTCGGTGGTCGTCGGCGACGACGGCAGCAAGGTCGCCAATATCTCGCAATGGCGTTCGGCGCAGGACATCGCCGCCTTCCGCGGCGATCCCCGCTTCGCCGATTACATGAAGAGCATCGTCGAGCTGGCCGCCGGCGAGAGCATGATGGGTCACACGACCTATTCCCATACGGGCGGGATAGAAGACTAGGAGGACGCGTGACCGGTTTGCAGGATCAGTCCGTTGCGGCGACCGAAACCAGGCTTCGCGCCTTCGAGCGCGAGGCCGCCGGCCTGAGGGCCAAGCTGCACCGCTACGCTTCGCGCATGGTCGGATCCGTCATCGATGGCGAAGACATCGTCCAGGAGGCTTTGGCCAAAGGCTTCGTGGCGGTGAGGAATGGCGACATGCCCGACAAGACCGAACCCTGGCTGTTTCGCATCGCGCACAACGCGGCCCTCGATTTCCTGCGCAAGCGGACCCGCTTGCGAGGGCGCGAAAGCGAGGTCGAGCTCGACATGATCGCCGACGAGAATTCGGCGCTGGATGCGCGCATGGCCGCCGAGGCGAGCCTAGCCGAGCTGATGCAACTGCCGCCGGCGCAAAGATGCACGGTCGTGCTGAAGGATGTGCTGGGACACAGCCTGGAGGAGATCGGCGAAATCCTCGAAACCTCCGACACGGCGATCAAAGGCGCGCTGCAGCGGGGCCGCGAGAGCCTGCGCAAGCTGGCGGCCGCGCCGCGCATGGCGCCGCCCCGCCCGGCGCTCGACCGGCAGGACGTGCGACGCCTCGGCGACTATGTGGCCGCCTTCAACGCCAGGGACTTCGATGCCTTGCGCGGCCTGCTGGCCGAGGACGTGAAGCTCGAGCTGGTCAACCGCTTGCGCGCCGACGGCAAGGAATATGTCGGCAACTATTTCGGCCGCTATGCCGACGAAACGCATTGGCATTTCACGACCGGCCTTGTCGAAGGCCGGCCCGCCATCCTGGTCACCAGTCCGGAGCGTCCGGACGGGCCGCCGCGCTACTTCATTCTCATCGATTGGGAGAACGGCCGGATCGCCGGCATCCGCGATTTCCTGTTCGCGGATTACGTCATGGACGGCCTGGATTACTCATCCCAGCCGTAGGGAGGCCGGCGTTAGCGAAGGTGGATCTCAGGGAAGGTCTGGGACGCAAGGATCCCCGGTTGCGGAACCTCCACCTCGCGCCGTGCCAGCGAATTCGCGACCAGCGTGATCGTCTCGCGCCCGATGCGGGCGATGTCGCTTGGGCGGTCGATGCCACCGATCATGAACTCCTCGATGCCAAGCGCGGCATAGGGCAGCAGTGCCAGGGCAATCCGCGCCGGCGGCCCGGCAAGCTCGATCGCCTTGTGATCCGAAGTGCCCGTCCGGCCGTCCGGGTGAATGCGGACAGGCAGCGCGAAGCGCAACCTGCCGGCGCGGCCATGTTCCGCCGCGGCGCCGCGCACGCGCCGCATCAGTTGCGCGACCTCGTCCGGCGAACCGGCGGCCAGCTCGAAGACATAGGCATGCTTTCCGACGACCTTCAAGGCCGTGCTGGACTGCCCGCCGAGACGGATGGCGAGGTCGGCGCCATGCGGGGCCTTGCGCGGCACGAAGCCGCCTTTGACGCTGTAAAAGGCGCCTTCATGGTCGAAGGGCCTGTCGTTCGACCACAGGCGCTTCAACAGCACCAGATATTCGTCGATGCGCTGCCACACCACGCTGTGGCCAACGGGCCGGGCCTCGGCGTCGCCGTCTTCCAGCGGTTCGCTCAGCATGCGAAGCGACAAGCGGCCGCCGCTTTTGCGGTCGAGCGCCGCGAGCTGCCTTGCCGCCACCGTCGGCTCGATCACGCCGGCCCAATGCGTCAAGACGACTTCGAGCGAACCGGTGCGGTCGAGCGTCTGCGCGGCGATGTCCATATTGGTGAGCAGCCCGGCCGGATCGTCCACCACCAGCCTGCGGAAACCGGCGTCCTCGATCAGCGACAGTCTGGTCGCGGTTTCGGCGAAGTCGTAGAAGAAGCTGCCATTGGCAGGCTTGCCTGGAACATGCGTGAACTCGATCGGCATTGCCATCTCCTCCATCACGTTGGGTCGCCCCGCTTCAAAAGCCTTCTAACCAGACCTGAGACGCTGGCGCGCGACGACGCCCTGGCGCCCGGCCAGTTTTCCACTCCGATTGCTCGACTCAGATTGTTTGACGGCGGGTCTGGGCCCGCCTTGGATCAGGGGATCAGCCCCAGGATCACCGCGCCGGTGAACACGAACGCAAGCGCGAAGACGAGATAGGCGAAGGTGCCGCCATAGGCGGGCCTCCAGCTTTGATCGGCAGTCAGCCTTTGCCCCTTGCGGGCGGTCTGGGCGTTCTGGCTATAGGACATATCGACCTCCGTCACGGCCATTAATCTATAAAGTTAGTAGACTTTGTCGATTGTTATTTTCGAGCGATTCCTGGAATGATTTTTTAAAAGAGGGCGGATCGTGGTTTTTCATACTCGCAGCGCAGGCGATGTAGCCGATATCGGGACATGGGCAATCTGGCCGAACGGGTTGAAAATCAGCCGTTTTCGCGGCGTTCACAGGCACAATATCCAATCGCTCGAACGGTCTTGGCCGCCTCGCGCATGACGGATAGCATCGCTTGGGCCGATATGGGCGGCACTGAAGGAGCAATAAGAATGGGTGGAAGGCTGGCGGGCAAGGTCGCTATCGTTTCGGGCGGTGCGACGGGCATGGGCGGGGCGGCTTCGGAATTGTTTGCCGCCGAAGGCGCAAAGGTGGCAATCATCGACCGCAACGGCGAGGCGGCCGGCAAGACCGCCGCGGCGATCCGGGCGCGGGGCCATGTCGCCGAGCATTTCGTGGCCGACGTTTCGGACGAAG includes the following:
- a CDS encoding putative quinol monooxygenase; this encodes MSTTVTLINVFTAKPGKQQELAKTLAEGTRAFFSKQPGSLSSSVVVGDDGSKVANISQWRSAQDIAAFRGDPRFADYMKSIVELAAGESMMGHTTYSHTGGIED
- a CDS encoding sigma-70 family RNA polymerase sigma factor, with the protein product MTGLQDQSVAATETRLRAFEREAAGLRAKLHRYASRMVGSVIDGEDIVQEALAKGFVAVRNGDMPDKTEPWLFRIAHNAALDFLRKRTRLRGRESEVELDMIADENSALDARMAAEASLAELMQLPPAQRCTVVLKDVLGHSLEEIGEILETSDTAIKGALQRGRESLRKLAAAPRMAPPRPALDRQDVRRLGDYVAAFNARDFDALRGLLAEDVKLELVNRLRADGKEYVGNYFGRYADETHWHFTTGLVEGRPAILVTSPERPDGPPRYFILIDWENGRIAGIRDFLFADYVMDGLDYSSQP
- a CDS encoding cysteine hydrolase family protein; translation: MIKAIPFDFPYDGRLVPQHTALLVIDLQEDFLSPNGYFARKGYDPSPLRAILPAVNRLIEAARTAGLTIIHTRQGYRADMADMTPYEKWRRKRAGLDGTDVLLRSGPGFQISADIDVAPQDIIIDKTCNSAFTYTDLELVLRARGITHLLFTGCTTDVCVHTTLREACDRNFQCLTIADACASGDQYAHEAALHMVTVEDGVFGALADSEAVIAALRQLAGAMG
- a CDS encoding LLM class flavin-dependent oxidoreductase, with the translated sequence MPIEFTHVPGKPANGSFFYDFAETATRLSLIEDAGFRRLVVDDPAGLLTNMDIAAQTLDRTGSLEVVLTHWAGVIEPTVAARQLAALDRKSGGRLSLRMLSEPLEDGDAEARPVGHSVVWQRIDEYLVLLKRLWSNDRPFDHEGAFYSVKGGFVPRKAPHGADLAIRLGGQSSTALKVVGKHAYVFELAAGSPDEVAQLMRRVRGAAAEHGRAGRLRFALPVRIHPDGRTGTSDHKAIELAGPPARIALALLPYAALGIEEFMIGGIDRPSDIARIGRETITLVANSLARREVEVPQPGILASQTFPEIHLR